In Humulus lupulus chromosome 7, drHumLupu1.1, whole genome shotgun sequence, the following are encoded in one genomic region:
- the LOC133791770 gene encoding spermidine coumaroyl-CoA acyltransferase-like: protein MAPFSVVRKDFELVKPSKPTPSEVLSFSTIDNDVNMETISPTIFVCQSTSDSSNKTDPANMIKQTLSETLVHYYPLAGRLKRHSHDGRLRLTCNTNGVPFLEATADCTLSSLSYLDDLNFDIAKEFVSTSSPFVDEETGYAPLIMQVTKFSCGGFTIGFGLSHSVSDGFGAAQFFQTIAELSKGKELSVKPVWERERLVGSPIKEPIKLENGSPAKSPYLPFSDVVDECFYVKSESIKRLKESLAKEKKSASSLTTFEVLAAYVWRARLRALKLNHDGITTLFFATGLRRVINPPLPEGYYGNAFLTSAVEITGKELDEKPLSEIASLIKEKKKDVYDNNYIRKSIDLLETELVTRQNEKIKATGALMAVTDWRNLGLVVEEIGFEWKVVNVTTLQWECFGSVDLCTFLPPPKSDPSMKDAVGILVSLPRPAMVKFKEEMNTLMIN, encoded by the coding sequence ATGGCGCCATTTTCTGTTGTTAGGAAAGATTTTGAGCTTGTTAAGCCCTCAAAACCTACTCCTTCAGAGGTTCTCTCTTTCTCCACCATTGACAACGATGTTAACATGGAAACCATCTCCCCAACCATCTTCGTCTGCCAATCAACTAGCGATTCATCCAATAAGACCGACCCAGCTAACATGATCAAACAAACTCTCTCCGAGACTTTGGTGCATTACTACCCTCTAGCTGGGAGGCTCAAACGACACAGCCACGACGGACGTCTTAGGCTCACATGCAACACAAACGGCGTGCCGTTTTTGGAGGCCACGGCCGACTGTACTCTCTCTTCTCTCAGTTACTTGGACGACCTCAACTTCGACATAGCCAAAGAGTTCGTCTCTACTTCATCGCCATTCGTCGACGAAGAGACCGGTTACGCCCCTCTTATTATGCAAGTGACTAAGTTCTCCTGTGGGGGTTTCACAATTGGATTTGGACTCTCTCACTCGGTCAGTGACGGGTTCGGTGCTGCTCAGTTTTTCCAAACCATAGCTGAGCTTTCTAAAGGCAAAGAACTTTCAGTGAAGCCGGTTTGGGAACGAGAAAGACTTGTGGGGTCACCTATCAAGGAGCCTATAAAGCTTGAGAATGGCTCTCCTGCTAAGTCACCTTATTTGCCATTTTCAGACGTTGTAGATGAGTGTTTTTACGTGAAGAGTGAAAGCATAAAAAGACTGAAAGAAAGTTTAGCTAAGGAGAAGAAGAGTGCTAGTAGTTTAACTACTTTCGAAGTACTTGCTGCCTATGTTTGGAGAGCAAGGTTGAGAGCTTTGAAACTCAACCATGATGGAATAACGACTCTCTTTTTCGCCACGGGGCTAAGAAGGGTGATTAACCCTCCTTTGCCAGAAGGGTATTATGGGAATGCTTTTCTGACATCGGCGGTTGAGATAACTGGGAAAGAACTTGATGAGAAACCGCTCTCTGAGATAGCGAGTTTGattaaggagaagaagaaagatgtCTATGACAACAACTACATTAGAAAATCTATTGACCTGTTGGAGACAGAGTTGGTGACTAGGCAGAATGAGAAGATTAAGGCCACGGGTGCACTTATGGCAGTGACTGATTGGAGGAATTTGGGTTTGGTTGTTGaagaaattgggtttgaatggaaAGTGGTCAACGTCACAACGTTACAATGGGAGTGTTTTGGGTCAGTGGATTTGTGCACCTTCTTGCCTCCTCCAAAATCAGACCCTTCAATGAAAGATGCCGTTGGGATTTTGGTTTCTCTCCCTAGACCAGCCATGGTCAAGTTCAAGGAAGAGATGAACACTCTTATGATTAATTAA
- the LOC133791771 gene encoding uncharacterized protein LOC133791771, with protein MGVQIGEEKMVRTRGASSKKIPASQSRKVPSPSPPPSVSTVPLSVPAAATSVGKTCKSKACKKVFSLSDEHPMVFPDISADIVDVAPPSEVVVPSRAKDPSPLPIDSSLAARAKSKSVSSSSKVVAAGLLKLPLKSSQSKKNYVTPKRKLGLDTSSSPLSAAKKRLKAHPPSLSSSESNPEEEKSESKATCDTTLSDETVPDNAESEAESDEPEKEDIVPSEQEVESDSDPIATPLTSKAKGKRPISDPTPSPKRSVKEFYANLTNEIIEPKSSLYNKLFVRGQLFSFSPQDIALALHLPLDVKDDDDVASLDKDTVITELVGQKMVWPSNTVISVSNLTYTYVVLHKFATTNWKPTSHTATISFDMASFLYKVGTGLGINLALVIHDQIIGFRKGNRKNLNLPFPQVIYKVLSMQKKDLQRDQEDLVVPTTATSYKASAPPIEATDAPSTKKVKPQSLKITSDDIPHASSSVATDSGLVATEIAAVRASVDSLAARVMTIESLQRFVLEAVQSLSKNPVI; from the exons ATGGGTGTCCAAATTGG agaagaaaaaatggtgagaacTCGTGGTGCTTCCTCCAAGAAGATCCCTGCTTCTCAATCTCGAAAGGTGCCATCTCCTTCGCCTCCTCCATCTGTGTCAACGGTGCCTCTTTCTGTTCCAGCAGCTGCCACATCTGTTGGGAAAACTTGCAAATCCAAGGCATGCAAGAAGGTGTTCTCCCTCTCTGATGAACATCCCATGGTGTTTCCAGATATCTCAGCTGACATTGTCGATGTTGCACCACCATCTGAAGTGGTGGTGCCCTCTCGAGCCAAGGACCCATCTCCTCTTCCGATTGATTCATCTCTGGCGGCTAGGGCAAAATCAAAATCTGTTTCATCTTCTTCCAAAGTTGTTGCTGCTGGGTTGCTCAAATTGCCCTTGAAGTCGAGCCAGTCCAAGAAAAATTATGTAACTCCCAAAAGGAAATTGGGGTTGGACACGTCTTCTTCCCCCTTGTCTGCTGCCAAGAAAAGATTGAAGGCTCATCCCCCTTCTCTGTCTTCCTCCGAATCTAACCCTGAGGAAGAAAAGTCTGAATCTAAAGCAACCTGTGATACCACCTTATCTGATGAAACGGTTCCTGACAATGCAGaatcagaggctgagtctgatgAGCCAGAAAAAGAAGACATTGTCCCCTCTGAACAAGAAGTCGAATCTGACTCAGACCCAATTGCAACTCCTTTGACATCCAAAGCTAAAGGGAAGAGACCTATTTCTGATCCTACACCTTCTCCAAAACGTTCAG tcaaggaattctatgccaatcttACTAATGAAATTATTGAACCTAAATCTTCTTTgtataataaattatttgttaGGGGCCAATTgttctctttttctcctcaaGACATTGCCCTTGCTTTGCATCTTCCCCTTGATGTCaaggatgatgatgatgttgcctCTCTTGACAAGGACACGGTTATTACTGAATTGGTAGGGCAAAAAATGGTATGGCCATCTAATACAGTCATCTCGGTCTCTAATCTCACCTACACTTATGTTGTCCTCCATAAGTTTGCCACAACGAATTGGAAGCCCACTTCTCACACCGCAACTATCTCCTTTGATATGGCTTCATTTTTGTACAAGGTGGGGACCGGTCTTGGTATAAATTTGGCTTTGGTTATTCATGATCAAATCATTGGGTTTCGCAAAGGTAATAGGAAAAACTTGAATCTTCCTTTTCCTCaagttatttataaagtgttgagtaTGCAGAAAAAAGATCTCCAACGTGATCAAGAAGACTTGGTGGTACCCACTACTGCTACTTCCTACAAGGCCTCTGCTCCTCCTATTGAAGCCACTGATGCTCCATCCACCAAGAAAGTCAAGCCCCAATCTCTGAAGATCACCTCGGATGACATTCCTCATGCCTCCTCCTCTGTTGCCACAGATTCAGGACTTGTTGCAACAGAAATAGCTGCTGTTCGAGCCTCTGTTGATTCTTTGGCTGCTCGAGTGATGACCATTGAAAGTTTGCAACGTTTTGTATTGGAGGCTGTTCAATCTCTATCCAAAAATCCAGtcatttag